In the Clostridiales bacterium genome, TTCAGTTCTGTATCGGTATTGACAAATGCTCTTCGATTAAAGAGTTTTAAACCTTTAAAGTAAGGTCTGCGAAGGGATCGCATAAGTTATTGTACATGACATCTGCCGGTTTTTAATCATAACCGGAGCAAATATTATATGGAGGGAAAAGTTATGAAAAAGAAAATATCAATAGAGGGAATGAGCTGCGAACATTGTGTTAAACATGTAAAAGAGGCTTTAGAGGAAATAGGCGCAAAAAAAGTTTCGGTAAGCCTTAGAAAAAAGGCGGCTGAAGCTGAAATAGGCGAAGGCATCACCGATGAAAAGATAAAGCAGGCAGTTGAAGATGCAGGATATGAGGTAGTGAATATAGAAAACAAATAGAGAGCGAATATAATTAAAGGGCAGCTTTGAAGGCTGCCCTTTAATTATATTCGACACTTGGTGTATCCAAATTTTACTGGCTTATATATTTTAATCTTATCTCATCGAGGTCTGCAGTTTTAGCGTTGTCCGTAACTTCTATTATGTGGAGTGCGGCGTTGTCTTTAACGATGGCATATCCTCCATCTTTATCTATCTTGAATTCAACATTTACGATTCCCTTTTTCCCGTTAAATTCAGTTAACGTTTCGCCGCTGTTTACATCCAGTATGGTAAATTTGCCTTCGGGATTATCAAAAGAGGTGAGGTCGATTGATAGTTTGGTTTTTATTCCCTTATTTATTACGGAGATCAAAGGTTCAAGTTCATATCCCTTACCGGCAATTTTAGCAGTTTGAAAGTTTCCCGATATCAATGCCCTGTGGATTAACCTATCTGTTTTAACATTGCTTATATCATTTCCATAAATGCTCTGTTTCTGCTGTGATGGTGACGATCCACCACCTGTACAGCAGCTCATTCCACTGCTTGGTGCCGGGATTGACGGATCAGACTTTGATGTATCCACGGAATCGATATTGTCCACAACCTTTATGACACCTCTTATCATTCCCATCCAGCAGCTGAAACTGATATCTTTATCGCCGGGGGTAAATTGTACCACGTTTTCACCCTGATTAAGCTGGACTTGTTTGTTGAGTGAGGGGATCACCACTTGCCCGTTGCATGAGTTAAGTCCCTTTCCTTCAATGACCCATTTGACAGGCACATTTTTTTGAACATAAAATCCGTTTGGAGTATAGCCTTTCTCATCGGCTGTCATGGTTATAGTCTGTACGCCATCTTTTATAACGGCTTTTGCAGTATTGCCTGATGGGGACCCGGATGCAAAAGCAACCCCCTGCTTGTTGAGATTTATGGTAGGGAGGTTAACTCCCGCGAGGGCAAGACCTCTGCTTCCCATCACAAGTCCAAGCACTACGACGAGTATTCCGCTGAACTTTAACAGCTTATTGGTATTGTTTTTACTTAGTAAACCCGATACAGCTCCGAAAGTCAACATAAGCGGAACAGTTCCAAGAGCAAAAAAGAACATGGAAAGAGCTCCTTTGAATGCGCTTCCGGTACCCAATGCAAAAAGCTGCATGGTCTGAAGGGGACCGCAAGGCATAAGCCCGTTCAACATGCCTATGAAAAAAGGAGTCTTCGGTTTTCTTTTCACGGAATACGAGGACCACGGGAGTCTGATATTGATCTTTCTGAAAAGAGAAAATCCTGACATGTTAAGTCCCATTATTATCATGAAAGCTCCTGCAATCATCTGAAGTGCAGCCTTCGTGCCAAGTGTAAGGGAAAGCAGCGAGCCAAGAGCACCCACAATCCCGCCCAGAATCGTATAAGCCGTTACCCTTCCTGCGTTATACAATAATGCAGGTCTTAAGGCATCCAGCCCGCTTGTTTTTTCTTTTGATATACTCTGGGAAAGCATTATTCCGCCGCACATGCCTACGCAGTGTATGGATGTAAGTATGCCTACGAAAAATAAAACGAGATACGATGCATTTTTAAGCTTTGAATTCATGTCAAATCCGCCTGTATTGGTTCCAAGCAGAAGAATTGCCGCCACAATTATGATTATGCCCGTTATGTTGAAAGCCTTCGAATCTTCTGTGCTGTAACCGGCCTTTTTAATGGCCTCTTTTATCATTTTCGAATCACAATAATCGGTATCGTATTCAACGATGGCACTCTGCCCGCTAAAGCTTGCCATAACCCCCTTTACGCCTTCAAGTTTTTTTATGGCCTTTTCGACTCTGGCTTCACAGGATGTGCATGTCATGTCATAGACCTTGACTTTTTCTTTTTTGATGCTCATTTTTTACCTCCATCCTCTTTCCGTGATATCTTTAAATATAAAATATACAGAAAGATACCCTGAGCATAATTTTATTTCAGTATAATATAAAATTATGGAGATTTTATAAAGATGTCATATTTAGACTTCGATTCGCAATTTGAGCTTGTGTTATTTTGGACACTTATTCGTTGCCCAAAATAACACAAGCCAATTTATGCCTGATTTCATATTACGAATCGAAGGTATTTAGAACATTTATTCAGATATTAATATATTATTTCCGGGATATCTTTATAAAAATTCCACAAAAATATTATATAATATTCTATATACACCAGAATTAGTGAATGAAGTGTCTAAAAACATCACAATATATATTGCAAATTGAAGATATATAGAATTAATTTTTTGAGGTATTGAAAAGCGAGGGTTAAAATGTTGAATAACAAAAAGATACTCGTTGTTGATGATGAGGAAAAAATTGCCGATGTGATAAAATCATATCTTGAAAAAAATGATTATGCTGTATATTGCGCATATAGCGGGAGAGAAGCCGTGAGTATGTTTCATAATTTAAATCCGGCCCTTATAATTCTGGATCTGATGCTTCCGGATATCACAGGGGAGGAAGTGTGCCGGATAGTAAGAAAAGAGTCCTCTGTTCCCATAATAATGCTTACCGCTAAAGTAGAGGAAAGCGATGTATTAAAGGGGTTTGATATAGGGGCTGACGATTATGTGACAAAGCCTTTTAGCCCGAGGGAGCTTGTTGCAAGGGTGAGAGCGCTTTTTAAGAGGATGGGGCATGATATTTCTCCAATGGCGGATACGCTTGTTTTTAACAATGGGGATATTACGGTAAACACTATGGGGCATGAAGTCAGAAAGAAAGGGAAAATAGTGAACTTGACACCCAGTGAATACAACATACTCATGGCGCTTTTTAAATATCCCAAAAGGGTGTTTACAAGGGATGAACTTATCGATATCGCGCTGGGTGAGGATTATGGCGGGATGGATAGAATAATAGATACGCATATTAAAAATTTGAGGCAGAAAATAGAAACTAATCCGAAAGAGCCCCATTATGTTATAACAGTCCATGGGGTAGGTTATAAATTTGGCGGTGAATAAAATGGGAAAAAGCCTGAAGGCAAAATTATCTTTTGATTATGCATTGATTGCATTGCTGTGCGTATTCTCAATAAGCATTCTTGCAAATTTTTTTCTCGAGAAGCAATTCTCAAACTATATAATAAAAAATCAGTATCAGAAGAATCATGACATAGTCAATTCAATAAGCAACGGGTTTCAAAGTGAGAGCAAGTGGAACATAGGCGTAATCCAAAATGTCGGCATAGATGCCATGCAGCGCGGCATGATCGTATCCGTGAAGGATAAATCCGGTAATACGATATGGGATGCCACAGAATATAACAACGGTGTTTGCAAGAGCATGATAAATCATATGTCACAAAATATGATAAAGAGATTCCCTAATTTTAAGGGAGGCTATATTGAGGAAGGATACCCCATTGTAAAAAACTCGGTTAAAATAGCAACTGTGAAGATAGGATATTACGGGCCGTTTTTTTATACGGATAACGATCTGTTTTTTCTAAAAGCGTTGAATACGATTATAATTGCCGTCGGTATTTTCTCTTTGCTATTTGCGGTGATTTTGGGTATCCTGATGGCTGCAAGGCTGAGCAAACCTATTTTAAATGTAATAAACA is a window encoding:
- a CDS encoding cation transporter translates to MKKKISIEGMSCEHCVKHVKEALEEIGAKKVSVSLRKKAAEAEIGEGITDEKIKQAVEDAGYEVVNIENK
- a CDS encoding sulfite exporter TauE/SafE family protein — translated: MSIKKEKVKVYDMTCTSCEARVEKAIKKLEGVKGVMASFSGQSAIVEYDTDYCDSKMIKEAIKKAGYSTEDSKAFNITGIIIIVAAILLLGTNTGGFDMNSKLKNASYLVLFFVGILTSIHCVGMCGGIMLSQSISKEKTSGLDALRPALLYNAGRVTAYTILGGIVGALGSLLSLTLGTKAALQMIAGAFMIIMGLNMSGFSLFRKINIRLPWSSYSVKRKPKTPFFIGMLNGLMPCGPLQTMQLFALGTGSAFKGALSMFFFALGTVPLMLTFGAVSGLLSKNNTNKLLKFSGILVVVLGLVMGSRGLALAGVNLPTINLNKQGVAFASGSPSGNTAKAVIKDGVQTITMTADEKGYTPNGFYVQKNVPVKWVIEGKGLNSCNGQVVIPSLNKQVQLNQGENVVQFTPGDKDISFSCWMGMIRGVIKVVDNIDSVDTSKSDPSIPAPSSGMSCCTGGGSSPSQQKQSIYGNDISNVKTDRLIHRALISGNFQTAKIAGKGYELEPLISVINKGIKTKLSIDLTSFDNPEGKFTILDVNSGETLTEFNGKKGIVNVEFKIDKDGGYAIVKDNAALHIIEVTDNAKTADLDEIRLKYISQ
- a CDS encoding response regulator transcription factor; translated protein: MLNNKKILVVDDEEKIADVIKSYLEKNDYAVYCAYSGREAVSMFHNLNPALIILDLMLPDITGEEVCRIVRKESSVPIIMLTAKVEESDVLKGFDIGADDYVTKPFSPRELVARVRALFKRMGHDISPMADTLVFNNGDITVNTMGHEVRKKGKIVNLTPSEYNILMALFKYPKRVFTRDELIDIALGEDYGGMDRIIDTHIKNLRQKIETNPKEPHYVITVHGVGYKFGGE